The following is a genomic window from Pseudomonadota bacterium.
CGATGCTCGAGAAGATTCTCATCACGGGCGCCCTGACGGCGATCCTCTTGGCCGCTGCTGCGGGTGTCTCCGCCCAAGTCGCGCCACAACCCGCCGCGCAACCGGCGGCCCAGCCCACGACAGACGCGCGGGACGGGTTCGATCTGAGCGCGGACGTCGGCGCCGGCGTGCTCGAGTTCTTCCACCTCGACGTCACCTACCTCACGTCGGGCAGGCAGCTCCGGCGCCTGCTCGCCTTCGGGGTCGGCGTCGGCGGCTTCCCGCTCGACAAGGCGCTCAGCGTCCTGATGAAGACGGACGATCTCAGCGCCTCGGCGCGGATGCAGGGGATCACGCTCAAGGGGAGCGTCGAGACGCAGCTCGTGTCGTTCCGCCTCTTCGGGCGATGGTTCCCCTTCCGGAAGGCGTTCTTCACAGAGCTGTCCGGCGAGGCGTGGCGGCTCCGCGTGAAGACGGTCGGCACCGTGACTTCGGATGACTACGGCGAGCTGATCGAGGTGAAGGCCAAGGCCGAGGTCTGGGTGCCGATGATCGGCCTCCACGGGGGCTGGCGCATCCTGTGGAAGAACGGCGCGTTCCTGGAGATCGCGGGCGGGCTGAACGTCTTCCTCTCTCCGGGCGCCGAGGTGACGCTCGGCGGCACGACGATCGACCAGCTCGCCGGCTTCGAGGAGGCGCAGGCGACCTTGAGCCAGACACAGAAGTTCCTGAGCGACGCGGTCGAGGACGGCGCCAACAGGATTACGAAAAAAGTGAAGGTCTTCCCCACCGGCACGCTGCGGTTCGGATGGGCTTTCGACGCCTGGTGATCTACAATCCGCTCATGAAGAAAATCATGTCGACGACCCTCGTGGCGGCGGCGATCCTCGCGGCGGCCCTCCCGGCGCGGGCCGAAGGCGCGGCGCCCCCGGCGTCCGAGAAGCCGTTCTTCGGGCTCGACGCGGGTGCCAAGGGCGGCGTGGGCGGCAACTACCTGACCCCGCCGGACGACGTGCCCACGGGTGCGATCCTGTACGACGACGGCGCGGGCGGCGTGGGCGGTGGCGGCGGGCTGTACGTCGAATTCCGCGCGCTGTGGGGCCACCTCGGGCTCGAGCTCGACGTGCTGTTCGAGGCGAACAAGAACTGGAGCAACATCGAGTTCAACAACCTCGTGAAGACCGACTGGATCACCCGCTTCAACACCGTGCGCATCCCGCTGCTCCTCGAGGGGAGCGTCGAGAACGACCTCATGCGCGGCTCGCTCGGGATCGGCCCGGAGTTCGTGGTCGGCACCAAGGCGAGCACCGACATCGAGGTCACGGACGGCGCGCAGTACGTCGATGACGCCGACCTGGATCGGGTGCGCGCGCACTTCCGCGCGAAGGAGCAGACCGACACGTTCCTGTGCATCGGCGTGGGGCTCGCGTTCAAGGTCTGGCGCCTCGCCATCTCGCTCGACATCCGGTACGCGTACAACGTCGGACAGCCGAAGGAGTACCTGGATCGCATGAGCTTCGAGGGGACCGGCGACGACGCGGTGACGACCGCCATCGCGTCGAGCACCATGGACCTGCGGCTCCTGCTCGGGATCGCGTACGAGGTGAAGTTCGGGAACTTCTGAGCGGATCGAACCGCGTCCCAACTACTGCAATACGTCTTTCGGACGCACGACCTCGAGGTGCTCGAACCTCCTGAAGTGCGTGTCGAACGTGACGACGCGGCGCACGTCGTGCTCGCGCATCAAAGCCGCGAGGTGGCAGTCGTGGACGAAATTGCCCGCGACGCTCCCGGCCTCGGCCGCGGTCCGCTCGAGCACCGAGAGATGATCCTGTGTCTCCGCGATGATCTCCAGGCGCGGTTGCGTGAGGTAGGGCGAGATCGCGGCGACGGCCTCCCCCCACTTGAGGGGCCTCGAAAAGACCCGCGGGTGCGTTGCGACGCGGAGGAACTCGTAAATGTTGACCCAGCTCAAGCACCACGGTGACGACGAGCCGAGAAGCCTCTCGGCAAAGGCGCGGCATTCGGCGTGCGCCGGAAGCTGCCGGATCGTCGCCGCGAGCAGGACGTTCGTGTCGACGAGGAACCTCACGGTTCGCCCATCGCGGCGTCGAGCGCGTCGCGATCATTGACGTCAACGAGCACCTCGCCGACGTCGTACACCTTGAGCTTGGCGCGCCGCTCGATCTTGTCCGCGGTCTTCTCCTTGAGCGCGAGCCGCAAGAGGTCGTTGACCGTGTGGGCGAGGCTCTTGCGCTCGTCCGCAGCGCGCCGCCTGAGCTTCCGCGCAACGTCGTCCTCCAATGAAAGCGTGGTTCGTTGCATCATGGCACCTCTCTCTATGCATCAATATGCTAACGCTTGGAACGAGAGAAGGCAAGGCCGCGGACGAAGCCCTCAGTACCCTTCGCACAGTGCGGGAGGATCCCCTTCGAAGTACTCCGCCGCCCGCGTGAGGAAGTGGCCGCCGTCGGTCTCGGCGGTGGTCATGCACGTCGCGCCGGCGCCGAACGCGATTCCGAGCGAGCCCGCGGCCGCGAATTCGTCCGGGTGGTCGAAGAAGTAGTCGACCCGGTTGTCCTCGTACTCGTCGCACTCGTTCGGGAGCCCCATGTGACCGTACGGCACCTGCCACCACAGCGGCGCGAGCTCGAGCGCCTCGCCCAGCGCCCGCACCCAGGCGATCGCCTGCTCGAAGTCGGGCAGCGCCGCGTTGGTGTCGTCCCACCAGGCGCCGTCGAACGCCGCGTCGCGGTCGCCCTGCTCCACCACGACGAGATCCGCGTCGGCCGCGCCGATCGCCGCGAGGAACTCGGCGGTCGCCTGCGCGTCGGCCTCGACGTCGAACCCCGGGTCGGTGTTGGAGAAGGCGTCCCAGCCGGCCGCCCACGCCGACGCGTGGAAGCCCACCAGCGCCGAGGGCGCCTCCTCCCGCGCGATCGCCAGCATGCAGCGCGCGAAGCCCGCGAGGTCGTCGCCCAGCTCGTCGCACTCCGGCGCGTCCGCAACCGAGAGGTCGGCCGGGATCGCGGTCGGGTCCGCGTCGACGTGCTGCCCGTAGCCCCAGAGGTCCGGTTCCACGTGGACGATCGTGCGGACATCCGGGCTCTCGTCGATTACCTGCATCAGGAACCGGAAGTCCGCGAGCAGGTCGCGCACCTTGGCGCCGTCCTGGAGCTCGGCGATCTCCGGATCGCCCTCGACGTAACCGGCCACGGAGAACCAGATGTAGTACGTGATCATCGGCACAGCGCCCGCGGCGGCAACCGCCGTGACGAAGTCGGCCACGTACCGACCAGGCGGGTCCAGGTCGTACTGCCAGCAGCCCCACCACTCGCAGCCGACCGCGTTCTCGCACGACGAGCCGTTGACCTCGCAGCCCTCGGCGCAGCTCGCGCACGGGCCGCCCTCGGGCACGTCTCCTGCCAGGTAGCGGTAGCGGAGGTCGAACGGCGCCGCCGTGAACGAGTCGTCCTCCATCGAGCCGCCGAGCGCGAGGTGATCCCACCCGAGCTCCGCGCCGAGATCGCCCGCCGGGCACGCCGCCCCGCCGTCGGCGTCGGAATCGGCGTCCGTGTCCGTATCCGCGTCGGTATCGGAATCGGAGTCCGTGTCCGAGTCCGCGTCCGTATCCGCGCCCGCGTCGCCCGAGCCGTCGCCGTCGCCGCAGCCCCACGCGGCGAGCGCCAGCGCCAGCAGGCTTCCGAGAACAACTGTTCTGTTTTCCATGAAAAAAAAGATCGCACGAATGGCGCCGGCTTGGCTACTCCCGAATTTTCCGCTGCACGAGCTCGACCGCGTCGGCGACCTTGATCCGCTCCTGGCGCATGTCGTCGCGGGTGCGCAGCGTGACCGTGTCGTCCTCCCGCGTCTGGCCGTCCACCGTGATGCAGAACGGCGTGCCGGCCTCGTCCTGGCGGGCGTAGCGCCTCCCGATCGCGTCCTTCTCGTCGTAGAAGGAGTTCACCGACCCGCGCCAGAACTCCTTGACGATCTCGCGCGCCTTGCCCGTGAGCCACTCGTCCTTCTTGACGAGCGGCAGCACCGCGGCCTTGATGGGCGCGAGCCTGGGGTGCAGGCGCAGCACGACGCGGCCCTCGGCGCGGCCCTCCGACGGCGGCTCCTCGTCGTACGCGTCGACGAGGAACATGAGCACCGAGCGCGTGGCCCCCGCCGCGGGCTCGATGACGTACGGCAGGAAGTGCATCCCCTGCTTGCCGGTCTCGGGGTTCGGCCGGTTCGGATCGAAGAAGGTGAGCTTCTTGCCCGACGCCTCCTGGTGCTTGCGCAGGTCGTAGTCGGTGCGGTTCGCGATCCCCTCGAGCTCGTCCCAGCCCCACGGGTACTGGTACTCCACGTCGTAGCAGCCGCGCGCGTAGTGGGCGAGCTCGTCCTTCTCGTGGGCGCGCAGCCGCAGGTTCTCCTTCTTGCAGCCGAGCCGCACGTACCAGTCGAACCGCTCGTCCTTCCAGTAGTCGAGCCACTTGTCCGAATCCTCGGGCGCGCAGAAGAACTCCATCTCCATCTGCTCGAACTCGCACGAGCGGAAGATGAAGTGCTCGACCGTGATCTCGTTGCGGAACGACTTGCCCTGCTGGGCGATCCCGAACGGCAGCTGCAGCCGGTACGTCTGCTGCACGTTGAGGAAGTTGACGAACATCGCCTGCGCGGTCTCGGGGCGCAGGTAGACCGTCGAGTCCTCGGACTCGAGCGGCCCGAGGTTCGTCTTGAACATCAGGTTGAACTGGCGCTCCTCGCTCAGCTCGGGCGAGCCGCACGCCGGGCAGACGTACTTGCGGTCGGCGATCCCCTTGATGGTCTTGCCCTCCTTGCGGTAGGTGACCTCGCTCCCAATCTCGACGACCGGCGCCTTGTCCGCGCGGAACCGCTCCTTGCACAGCTTGCAGTCGACGAGCGGATCGCTGAAGCCGCTCACGTGCCCGGACGCCTGCCAAACGCGCGGCGACATGATGATCGACGCGTCGATCCCGACGACGTCCTCGCGCTCGTGGACCATCGAGCGCCACCACTCCGCCATCACGTTGCGCTTGAGCTCCACGCCGAGCGGGCCGTAGTCGTAGCAGGACTTCAGGCCGCCGTAGATCTCCGACGACTGGAAGACGAACCCGCGCCGCTTGCACAGGCTCACCACCTTCTGCATCACGGGAAGCTCCTCGGTGCCGCGCCTCTTCTTGTCATCGCTCATGTCGTGTGCTCCTTGGAAATGCGTCCGCGGAATCTACTCGACGGCACCCAAAACGTCCAGAGAGCGTCCCGCCCCGCCCCCGGCCGGAATAGCCGCGGCCCCCGTCGCGTCAAAGCGACATGACGCGTCCTTTCGCACTCCTCGTCGCGCTCACGTCCTGCCTCGTCGCGACGGTCTCGGCCGCGGAGCAGCAAGGAGCGCGTCCGCTCGGCGCCGACGAGCTCTCGGCCTGGAAGGCGATCCGCCCTTCCCTCGCGATCCGGACCCGGATCGACGGCGGCCGGCTCCTCGCGAAGAAGGCGGTCGCGATCACGAGCGGCCAGCGGCTCGCCCTCGCGGTCGACGCCAAGGATGGCGCGGCGATCCGGTGGTACCTCGTCCTGCCCGATCTCTCGCGCAACTACGCGAACGCGGCGCCGCCGTGGGAGCCGAACGCCTACACCTGGACCGGGATGGACGCGATCGGCTACGTCCAGATCGAGCTCGTCGGCCTCCGGGACCGCGCGGAGATCGAGCCGTTCGCGGGACCTCCGATCCGCGAGGCGATCGACGCGCTCCCGAACGCCAGCGGCTTCTACCACGCCGACGTCGGCACGTTCTGGTTCGCGGCGGACGTCGCGTTCGACGGGAGGAAGGCACGCACGCGGGGTGCGGCCGACGTCACGGACCGCGGCATCGCGGCGGCGGTCACGCGCGTCGCCGTACGCGGGGACTCGAGCTACAAAGGCGCGCTCGAGGGGTTCTACAACGTCGCGGGGCTGTTCGGCTCCACCACCTACCAGGCGGCGCGTCACATCGGCGCCGACTGCGCGGACATCCTGATGGCCGCCCACGCCGAGTGGCGCAAGCGGCCGCTCGCCACGAACTACAACGTGCAGCAGCTGACCCAGAAGCTCCGGAGGATCGCCGAGCTCGAGGTCGCGGACGGCGCGCCGTCGGAGGCGCTGCGCTGGGGCGGGGAGATCGCGCCCGGCGACTTCATCGCGGTCAAGTACGAGGGGTTCAAGAAGTTCGTCCACGTCGGCGCGCTCGCGAGCGACGACGACGGAGACGGGCTCCTGAGCGCCGCGGATCTCGTCCTCCACGCCGGCCCGGACCCGCTCCACCTGACGCGGCTCGGCGACGGCGCGTTCGACGGCCAGGTCGTGATCCTGCGGCCCGCCCAGCCCGCGCACCGTTGACGCTGACCTGTGCGGATGCGAACATCCGGGCATGATAAGAAATGCCGTCGTCACGATGGGCGCCCTCCTCGTCCTCGATTCTCTCGCGGCATGCTCGTCCGCGGCACCGCCCGCCGCGCCGGAGTCGGCGGCATCGACGCCCGCCGTCGGCGCGGGCGCCGAAGAGACGCCGGCCGAGGCG
Proteins encoded in this region:
- a CDS encoding PIN domain-containing protein, with the protein product MRFLVDTNVLLAATIRQLPAHAECRAFAERLLGSSSPWCLSWVNIYEFLRVATHPRVFSRPLKWGEAVAAISPYLTQPRLEIIAETQDHLSVLERTAAEAGSVAGNFVHDCHLAALMREHDVRRVVTFDTHFRRFEHLEVVRPKDVLQ
- a CDS encoding glycine--tRNA ligase, coding for MSDDKKRRGTEELPVMQKVVSLCKRRGFVFQSSEIYGGLKSCYDYGPLGVELKRNVMAEWWRSMVHEREDVVGIDASIIMSPRVWQASGHVSGFSDPLVDCKLCKERFRADKAPVVEIGSEVTYRKEGKTIKGIADRKYVCPACGSPELSEERQFNLMFKTNLGPLESEDSTVYLRPETAQAMFVNFLNVQQTYRLQLPFGIAQQGKSFRNEITVEHFIFRSCEFEQMEMEFFCAPEDSDKWLDYWKDERFDWYVRLGCKKENLRLRAHEKDELAHYARGCYDVEYQYPWGWDELEGIANRTDYDLRKHQEASGKKLTFFDPNRPNPETGKQGMHFLPYVIEPAAGATRSVLMFLVDAYDEEPPSEGRAEGRVVLRLHPRLAPIKAAVLPLVKKDEWLTGKAREIVKEFWRGSVNSFYDEKDAIGRRYARQDEAGTPFCITVDGQTREDDTVTLRTRDDMRQERIKVADAVELVQRKIRE